The genomic stretch GACAATAATTTCAGCCCAAGCATAAGCCGGGGCAAGGGGAATTTCTAATTCGGTGATAATGCCATTCGTGCCATAAGCATGATTGACTTTTTGTACGTCATCCCCACGTAGTTCAATCACACGGGGTTCATCTTCTAGAGTAACGACACGGACAGCGTGAAGATTGCCGCGATCGCGCAATTGCCCATAAGTAATTGAACCAATTCCCCCACTGCCTCCCCCAATAAACCCGCCAATGCTTGCCGTGCGGTAGGTTGAGGGCACCATCCGCAATTCCCAACCCATCTCGCGTGCCTGTTTATCAAATGCCGACAGTTTCACCCCAGGTTCCACACAAGCTAATCCGGGTTTAATCCAGCGAATGCCCTGCATCCGCGTGGTATCCAGAATTATGCCACCCTGTAGGGGGATACACTGCCCATAGTTACCCGTACCTGCCCCTCGCACGGTTAGCGGTATCTGATACTTGACACAGACTGCCGCCACTCGCAGAACTTCTTCCTCATTAGTGGGACGAACGACTAAATCTGCTCGCTTGTCAGCCAGCTTTTGTTGCAGGACTGGGCTGAAATGGTAATAGTCTAGAGACAATTTGGTAATCTGGGTGCGATCGCTAATGATTTCGATGCCAGCCAGTTCCGAGGCGATGGCATCCCAATCCACAGGTTTAGGGGTAATCGAGGTCATTGGATTTTCGATTTTAGATTTTACATTGTGCCTAGAGAAGACAAACGGGGGGTCGAGAATTTGGGATTTGAGTATCTAGTAACGTTTGTAGTTGGCGCTTGAGCGCTCAAGCGCTAACTACGAGCCAAGTTATCTTCGTGCCATCAGTTTACAATCCATTGCCAATCAAGATGAACGGTGCCCAGTAGTAAGGATGGCTGAGGCGGTTAGTAACCTGTGCTGGCCGACTGTTTCTAATCTCTTGCCGCACGCCTAAACCCCGCGATTGTCCCAATGCTGTATAGTCACCTGTAATTAAAGCAATTTGAGCCTGACGTAGGGCTTCGGCTTTTGTGGTGTTGCCATTTTTTAGGACTGCATAGAAAGCATTCATTAAGGTTTGTGTCCCGCCATCGTCAACAGTCCACAAAGATGCTACAGCTGCCTTAGCACCAGCCTGTTGCATTAGGTAACCAAAGCCTAAAATTTCTTCGCCGTTGCCCAACTGTCCACCGACACCCGTTTCACAGGCCGAAAGCACGACTAAATCGGTATTGGTGAGAGGCCAGAGTTCGACATCAGGGAACGTTGCGCGATCGCCATTGCCAAATAAAATAAAAGAATCTTCCGGCTTCCCAGTCACAAAAGCGGCATGGGTCGCTAAGTGAACAATTGAATAGTCGCTCATCCGTGCTACAGTCTCAGTTTCACTGAATTCGCGGTCAAGGAGTTTGGTGGTACCTGGAACTTCAGCCGCAATGGCTTCCACTTCCTGACCTGCAAAAGGCAGTCCATCAAAGCTAAATTGGCGATCGCCCACCTGGACATTGAAGTTGCCCTGAGCAAAGGCACCCGCTAAAATCTTAGGGCTTTGGGGTTTGGTGTTAAATTCCGTCAGGCTGAGGGCGGTAATGTTATTCACTCGATACTTTTGCACCAGCCACTGGTTGCCGTCATACAAAGCCGCCAGAGGAATGTAACGCAGTTGTCCATCTGGGGCATAGATGATGGTTTGAGCCTTGGCTTCACTAACAGCAGGTTCAATGGGTTTGATCAGCCAGTTGTAGAGCTGTTGCGCCGGAATTTTAGCATCAGCCTGAGGATTGGTTAGGGCAGAACGAAACTCGACAATAACGCGGTTGAGGTCTTCCCGTTTGACGGGTACAGCGCGACGAATTGGAGGCGTATAGGGGGTCACGAGTACCAATTCCAGGCGGTCTTCAAGCACGAGGGGATAAAGGAGAACAGCTTTTTGGTCGAGTTTCTTCAGGTTATCTTGTAGACTTCTGAGGGTTTTTAAATCTAGATTTTCGCGACCTGTCGTGCGGTTCAGTTGCTGGACACTAGCTACAATTTCCGGAGAACGGATGAAGTTCGCAAATTCTCGTAGAGTTTCCCGTTGGTTCGCTTCGAGTTGACGCCGCCGTTGCTCTTGCTGCGGAGTGCGTTCTGCCTGGGGTATCGTTTGCAGTTCGTTAAGTTCTTTGCCCAGTTGTACGACAGAAGAGAGCTTGTTATTAAATTGAGTTAAGAGTTGCTGTTCGGATGGCAGATAATCAACACCTTGCTGGGTTACTTGGTTACCTCGCACGTTACGCAGATAATCGTCGAGTTCTTGAACTTTTAGGAGGTCGAGGACTTGTTGGGCTTCAAGCACCCGATTTTGCCGTAGCAGCAAGTCAGCT from Microcoleus sp. AS-A8 encodes the following:
- a CDS encoding tetratricopeptide repeat protein, translating into MHLPFPRISVFVIAISVFLIAQARDLTLAATPVKRSDSLAQTPTPQDRNAEVEQLQQEANRQLNRSQFREALANYQQILAIQRKMGQLPNRDRVALRKSERMTLNTIATIYVRLGEYTQSLNYYQQALAIAKELNDPDREVTTLNSMARVYTRLGDYTKALDYLQQALARGQQSNNPDRKVTTLNSIGEVYENLGQYAKALEYLQQAVTIRRELNDPYGEATALNNIGEVYENLGQYPKALEYYHQTLAIRSTVRDLAGEGMALNSIGGVYARLGQYPKALEFFQQALRRTTTLENRLGRGMASNNVGEIYARLGQYTKALGFLNQALVIRQAISDNAGEGTTLNSLGEVYARLGEYSESLQHFQQALAIRREIGDKAGEGRTLSNIGILLTKQNQPELAILFYKQSVNVTEGIRREIKGLSREAQQSFLETVAGRYRRLADLLLRQNRVLEAQQVLDLLKVQELDDYLRNVRGNQVTQQGVDYLPSEQQLLTQFNNKLSSVVQLGKELNELQTIPQAERTPQQEQRRRQLEANQRETLREFANFIRSPEIVASVQQLNRTTGRENLDLKTLRSLQDNLKKLDQKAVLLYPLVLEDRLELVLVTPYTPPIRRAVPVKREDLNRVIVEFRSALTNPQADAKIPAQQLYNWLIKPIEPAVSEAKAQTIIYAPDGQLRYIPLAALYDGNQWLVQKYRVNNITALSLTEFNTKPQSPKILAGAFAQGNFNVQVGDRQFSFDGLPFAGQEVEAIAAEVPGTTKLLDREFSETETVARMSDYSIVHLATHAAFVTGKPEDSFILFGNGDRATFPDVELWPLTNTDLVVLSACETGVGGQLGNGEEILGFGYLMQQAGAKAAVASLWTVDDGGTQTLMNAFYAVLKNGNTTKAEALRQAQIALITGDYTALGQSRGLGVRQEIRNSRPAQVTNRLSHPYYWAPFILIGNGL
- a CDS encoding FAD-binding oxidoreductase, which encodes MTSITPKPVDWDAIASELAGIEIISDRTQITKLSLDYYHFSPVLQQKLADKRADLVVRPTNEEEVLRVAAVCVKYQIPLTVRGAGTGNYGQCIPLQGGIILDTTRMQGIRWIKPGLACVEPGVKLSAFDKQAREMGWELRMVPSTYRTASIGGFIGGGSGGIGSITYGQLRDRGNLHAVRVVTLEDEPRVIELRGDDVQKVNHAYGTNGIITELEIPLAPAYAWAEIIVVFDDFMTAARFGQALAHSDGLMKKLISIHAWPIPSYFTALKNYLPEGKHCALVMVAESCLEPFQDLVREYGGQVTYQKPAQEASKGTSLVEFTWNHTTLHARSADPSLTYLQTFFFTLERVEHLYHHFGDEVLMHLEFLRTNGQVIPGGLQVVRYTSEERLNEIIHYHEEKGALIANPHTYILEDGGMKTINVEQLKFKEQVDPYGLLNPGKMRAWLER